In the genome of Zonotrichia albicollis isolate bZonAlb1 chromosome 24, bZonAlb1.hap1, whole genome shotgun sequence, one region contains:
- the LOC141731625 gene encoding LOW QUALITY PROTEIN: polyserase-2-like (The sequence of the model RefSeq protein was modified relative to this genomic sequence to represent the inferred CDS: deleted 5 bases in 4 codons) encodes MFLNPLTRFLNPLILSQGPSVVTPVSVAGSQCGHSRVRGRVVGGSDARPGRWPWAVSLQLRGGHQCGGSLVSPEWVLTAAHCFMGPGGLRAPLSEWRAVLGRLRLQSDRGSDRGSDHGSDRGSDHGTDRSNGTLSDHGSDHGSDHSTDRSNGTLSDRGSDHSTDHSNGTLSDHPSDHGSDHGSDHGSDRSNGTLSDHSTDHPSDHLNGSRSDHHDGHRDDHLNDHESDHRDRHRDGLTPRVTPGVTPTPARLWPWPSSLSTSRFRGVRGGHDLALVRLRPPATLGPRVGPVCLPGPGLRPPYGQRCWVSGWGHIAENVSLPAGSPLQEAALPLLSPPTCNCLHSLLRRRELARPARPGMLCAGGRGGQGACQADSGGAVTCGGSRGGRWVQFGVLSFALGCAAPTAPALATALAGAHARWLRRRLPPGAFLSDPRGPPPDPRAEIGLCYGPAPSPPSPAPRGSRLHLHGAFAGAGPEGAGPDLALLELRPPPTWGPHLRPLCAPYREHLATPTLPLATPTAYRGTCWVLMPDPRDPARLRPAQVVPERCPQNPELFCTNGTRAEQEEFLGSPLACEERGLWFLVGVAAPRKGRGRPAFTWVPPQERWIAGVARGGVLFAEPPPDPRDEEREEREGDPEIEGGDPENWGDPEMGENPEFGGVWGRLNGSGSAGNWGTPVTSPEPEHPGIPGGLGTPVTSPEPEILGTPGPSENPENLGIPPKIGGTPRLGLSPNPPETPKWGGRTPKK; translated from the exons atgttcctaaatcccctaacCAGGTTCCTAAACCCCCTAATCCTTTCACAGGGTCCCAGTGTGGTCACTCCCGTGTCCGTGGCTG GGTCCCAGTGCGGTCACTCCCGTGTCCGTGGCCGAGTGGTCGGGGGCTCGGACGCTCGGCCGGGCCGGTGGCCGTGGGCGGTCAGTCTGCAGCTGCGGGGGGGGCACCAGTGTGGGGGCAGCCTGGTCAGCCCCGAGTGGGTGCTGACGGCGGCGCACTGCTTCATGGG CCCCGGGGGTCTCCGGGCCCCTCTGTCCGAGTGGCGAGCGGTGCTGGGGCGACTGCGGCTGCAGAGTGACCGCGGGAGTGACCGCGGGAGTGACCACGGGAGTGACCGCGGGAGTGACCACGGCACTGACCGCTCCAATGGAACCCTGAGTGACCACGGGAGTGACCACGGGAGTGACCACAGCACTGACCGCTCCAATGGAACCCTGAGTGACCGCGGGAGTGACCACAGCACTGACCACTCCAATGGAACCCTGAGTGACCACCCGAGTGACCACGGGAGTGACCATGGGAGTGACCACGGGAGTGACCGCTCCAATGGAACCCTGAGTGACCACAGCACTGACCACCCGAGTGACCACCTGAACGGATCCCGGAGTGACCACCACGATGGACACAG GGATGACCACTTGAATGACCATGAGAGTGACCACAGGGATAGACACAGGGATGGAC TGACCCCTCGAGTGACCCCTGGCGTGACCCCGACTCCGGCCAGGCTCTGGCCGTGGCCGAGCTCGTTGTCCACGAGCCGTTTCCGGGGTGTCCGGGGGGGTCACGACCTGGCCTTGGTCCGGCTCCGGCCTCCGGCCACGCTCGGACCCCGCGTGGGCCCCGTGTGCCTGCCCGGGCCCGGCCTGCGGCCGCCCTACGGTCAGCGGTGCTGGGTCAGCGGCTGGGGACACATTGCTGAGAATG tgtCGCTGCCGGCCGGGTCC CCCCTGCAGGAGGCGGCGCTGCCGCTGCTCTCC CCCCCCACCTGTAACTGCCTCCACTCGCTGCTGCGCAGGCGCGAGCTCGCGcggcccgcccggcccggcatGCTTTGCGcgggggggcggggcgggcaggGGGCGTGCCAG GCGGACTCGGGGGGCGCGGTGACGTGCGGGGGC TCCCGGGGGGGTCGCTGGGTGCAGTTCGGGGTCCTGAGCTTCGCCCTGGGCTGCGCC GCCCCAACGGCCCCCGCCCTGGCCACGGCGCTGGCGGGCGCGCATGCGCGGTGGCTGCGGCGCCGCCTCCCCCCCGGCGCCTTCCTGAGCgacccccggggaccccccccggACCCCCGGGCTGAGATCGGGCTGTGCTacg gccccgccccctccccgccaAGCCCCGCCCCCCGCGGGTCCCGCCTCCACCTGCACGGGGCGTtcgcgggggcggggcctgagggggcggggccggacctggcgctgctggagctccgcCCCCCGCCCACCTGGGGGCCGCACCTGCGGCCGCTCTGCGCCCCCTACCGGGAGCACCTGGCCACGCCCACCCTGCCGCTGGCCACGCCCACCGCCTACCGGGGCACCTGCTGGGTGCTGATGCCAG acccccgggaccccgcCCGGCTCCGCCCGGCCCAGGTGGTTCCCGAGCGCTGCCCCCAAAACCCCGAACTGTTCTGCACCAACGGCACCCGCGCGGAGCAG gaggaatttttggggtcccccctggCCTGCGAGGAGCGGGGCCTGTGGTTCCTGGTGGGCGTGGCCGCCCCCCGGAAGGGGCGTGGCCGCCCCGCGTTCACGTGGGTGCCCCCCCAGGAGCGCTGGATCGCGGGGGTCGCCAGGGGGGGGGTCCTGTTCGCTGAGCCCCCCCCGGACCCCCGGGACGAGGAGCGGGAGGAGCGCGAGGGGGACCCCGAAATTGAGGGGGGGGACCCCGAAAATTGGGGGGACCCCGAAATGGGCGAAAATCCCGAatttgggggggtctgggggcgcCTGAACGGGTCGGGAAGCGCCGGAAATTGGGGGACCCCCGTGACGTCACCAGAGCCCGAACATCCGGGGATCCCCGGGGGTTTGGGGACCCCCGTGACGTCACCAGAGCCCgaaattttggggacccccggACCCTCAGAAAACCCCGAAAATTTGGGGATCCCCCCGAAAATTGGGGGGACCCCGAGGCTTGGGCTGAGCCCGAACCCCCCCGAGACCCCGAAATGGGGGGGGAGAACccctaaaaaataa